The following proteins are co-located in the Psilocybe cubensis strain MGC-MH-2018 chromosome 5, whole genome shotgun sequence genome:
- a CDS encoding Galactokinase codes for MIAEQPIPIYTSLVDVFGAVEVSFRHATRWNNLAEEFERRFGRRPTYIARAPGRVNLIGEHVDYALFGVLPAAVEPDILIACAPRPVLRGQRKQAIEHTPGSVVAENLDDKYTRQVFAPAVKEPTEANRQSGAAEFWHLDINTRELRWESYVKAGYYGVLNQHFAGEKREEPVPVDLLVSGTVPAGSGLSSSAAMVVASTLAFLVVNGKLDSSANILSKGDLVRMAMENEKRVGVNSGGMDQAASVMCDPSSALYITFHPSLHAETVPLPGRAVFVIANSLVVADKALSAKRGYNLRVVETLVGARILAKSLGVKVDANERITFREVAGKFIGERDNEDIGPDNLENALVEMEYKLEVLKPNKIVNGQLGVTMDEMIKMSGLSKGAFEELYLSWVDIEATHFQLYKRAKHVFSEARRVLQFRRTCLESAVSSDPDDNFYIESLGRLMNDSQESCSKSFECSCPELDELTRLAREAGAYGSRLTGAGWGGCTVSLVPEFGVNRFINKIKNTYRPYRYLDIDALKEAIFATKPGNGACGESIFPFFFASMSEVDIASIQIRGLIPASSSENV; via the exons ATGATTGCTGAACAACCCATACCGATTTACACGTCTTTGGTTGATGTCTTTGGCGCCGTAGAGGTATCCTTTCGGCATGCGACAAGGTGGAACAACTTAGCTGAAGAGTTCGAGAGACGGTTCGGAAGGAGGCCAACGTACATCGCGAGAGCTCCAGGACGTGTGAA CTTGATCG GCGAACATGTCGATTACGCATTGTTTGGTGTCCTCCCAGCCGCTGTGGAGCCAGATATCTTGATCGCCTGTGCTCCCCGACCTGTTTTGCGAGGGCAAAGAAAGCAGGCAATTGAGCATACTCCGGGAAGCGTCGTCGCAGAAAATCTAGACGATAAATATACTCGCCAGGTTTTCGCTCCTGCTGTCAAAGAACCCACAGAGGCCAACAGGCAATCTGGTGCCGCGGAATTCTGGCACCTTGACATCAACACCAGAGAGCTTCGATGGGAAAGTTATGTGAAGGCTGGATATTAT GGTGTGTTGAATCAACATTTTGCTGGAGAGAAACGGGAAGAGCCAGTTCCCGTTGATCTTTTGGTAAGTGGGACTGTACCAGCCGGGTCTGGTCTTTCGTCGAGTGCTGCCATGGTTGTTGCGAGTACATTGGCATTTCTGGTTGTGAATGGAAAG CTGGATTCCTCTGCGAACATTCTCAGTAAAGGAGACCTTGTGCGTATGGCAATGGAAAACGAGAAGAGAGTCG GTGTTAACAGTGGAGG CATGGATCAAGCGGCGTCAGTGATGTGCGATCCATCCTCAGCTTTGTATATCACCTTTCACCCGTCTTTGCATGCTGAAACCGTCCCGCTTCCCGGCCGAGCGGTGTTTGTCATCGCCAACTCTCTGGTGGTGGCTGATAAAGCTCTGAGCGCAAAGCGGGGATATAACCTCCGTGTCGTGGAGACTTTAGTAGGAGCACGAATACTTGCTAAATCTCTAGGCGTTAAAGTCGATGCCAACGAACGGATAACATTCCGGGAAGTCGCTGGGAAATTCATAGGTGAAAGGGACAATGAGGATATAGGACCTGATAATCTGGAAAATGCGCTGGTGGAGATGGAATATAAGCTGGAGGTCTTGAAACCGAATAAAATCGTCAATGGACAGCTTGGAGTAACGATGGATGAGATGATCAAAATGAGTGGGCTCTCCAAAGGTGCTTTTGAAGAGCTGTATCTGTCTTGGGTTGACA TCGAAGCGACGCATTTCCAATTGTACAAGCGTGCTAAGCACGTTTTCTCCGAGGCCCGAAGGGTCCTGCAGTTCAGGCGCACCTGCTTGGAGTCTGCGGTGTCTTCTGATCCCGACGATAATTTCTATATTGAAAGCCTTGGTCGGCTCATGAACGATTCTCAAGAAAGCTGCTCGAAATCGTTTGAATGCTCGTGTCCCGAACTAGACGAGCTAACTCGCTTGGCCAGGGAGGCAGGAGCATACGGTAGCAGACTCACCG GCGCAGGATGGGGCGGATGCACAGTTTCTCTTGTGCCAGAATTTGGCGTGAATCGGTTTATTAATAAAATCAAGAACACATATCGTCCGTATAGATATCTAGATATTGATGCTTTGAAGGAAGCTATCTTCGCCACCAAGCCTGGAAACGGTGCCTGTGGCGAGTCCatttttcctttcttctttgcttccaTGTCTGAAGTCGATATTGCCAGTATTCAAATTAGAGGACTAATTCCAGCCTCAAGCTCTGAGAATGTTTGA
- a CDS encoding Serine/threonine-protein kinase ssp1, translating to MDPQPVPRQSNEQDPNYIYDPEGDVLVTTNYDAYVDEGKPMINDYVRHARVGGGQHGDVYLCQKINHKLPANDPGRRVAVAMKSVKRNNPRAEQYKSLRKQRIPSSQTHLPVADRLNTTEAKIKREIAIMKKLRHPHVVRLFEVIDDRLHEKIYMVMEYLGGGEVKWRDERNNPVLTVAQTRRILRDAVLGLEYLHYQGIIHRDIKPANLLWTEDRRQVKIADFGVSHFSYAQRLAAAGGKNVDNDPSDPILLDESGLTRRAGTPSFLAPEVIYEHTNDVPGSISLNSTALHSSSSLGSMSPISPTDRPEITKSIDVWALGVTLYCLLFGTTPFVANQGSRSTHGSEFSLYISICNDDWPAPPRIGFDRIPSGGRHPDSDTEGASIIRLLDHFLQKDYHNRITLDEVKRNSWVLTGLEDPEQWLKITSPRANTKINVSQNDTSNAMSAVRFQWRWGGKLVRHVSSLFRRPGGSSRMLVPQPVQEPVITPTRVVSDPMHRQSLLITQRPPGPGTAVSSPPAHQLTHAAVQKRDKGKQKAEPSAGRTLTRALSRGGSKSLRSSSTEREITLRGSSTSASPLLGSTNKARRGSDSRVLTRGASGSSAPGQHSRQSTAGTSAGEKRSRFWWWNSASISAWRPNKFAPQTPTAVVPDYAPQTVHAPGEIIVQQQTPNTRRSEEALSKYRPTGTEAIVDNGALLTAARRASSWGHPGQSDTPNMEIINVPSIGYNLNEHDMIVGAGGVTNAEAGPLVVPLAQIAGPSTLVIAQPSQPQTFDDRYGRPVYDDDDSSIESLPDDSGSTWQRGGEMDDLIDLHDPDHGDEDGDILEDTSDDEEEDNVVTFSPRRPTYNNNN from the exons ATGGATCCACAACCTGTTCCCCGCCAGAGCAATGAACAGGACCCAAACTATATTTACGACCCCGAGGGCGATGTCCTCGTCACCACCAACTATGACGCCTATGTCGATGAGGGCAAGCCCATGATCAACGACTATGTCAGACATGCACGGGTCGGTGGCGGCCAGCATGGAGATGTTTATCTGTGCCAGAAGATCAACCACAAGCTCCCAGCCAACGATCCTGGCCGCCGTGTTGCAGTC GCTATGAAATCGGTGAAGAGAAATAATCCTCGCGCAGAACAGTACAAGAGCCTTCGAAAGCAACGTATCCCATCGTCTCAGACTCACTTGCCCGTCGCGGACAGGTTGAACACAACAGAGGcaaagataaagagggaAATCGCTATCATGAAGAAGCTGCGCCACCCGCATGTTGTTAGATTATTCGAGGTTATAGATGACAGGCTGCATGAGAAAATATATATGG TTATGGAATATCTTGGAGGCGGAGAGGTGAAATGGCGCGATGAGCGTAATAACCCTGTTCTTACTGTCGCCCAAACCCGTCGAATATTGCGAGACGCTGTTCTTGGCCTAGAATACC TACACTACCAGGGCATCATTCACCGTGATATTAAGCCAGCTAACCTTCTCTGGACGGAAGACCGACGCCAGGTCAAGATTGCTGATTTCGGTGTCTCACATTTCTCCTATGCCCAACGTCTAGCTGCAGCAGGAGGAAAAAATGTTGATAACGACCCAAGTGACCCTATTCTGCTAGATGAATCAGGCCTCACCAGGCGTGCTGGAACACCCTCTTTTCTCGCTCCTGAGGTGATATACGAGCATACGAATGATGTCCCTGGTTCAATATCTCTCAATTCGACAGCACTGcattcttcatcgtctctCGGTTCTATGTCACCCATTAGCCCAACCGACCGCCCAGAGATAACCAAGTCCATAGACGTTTGGGCCCTCGGTGTTACGCTCTACTGCCTGCTGTTTGGGACGACCCCTTTTGTGGCGAATCAGGGCTCACGCAGCACACATGGTTCTGAATTCTCTCTGTATATTTCCATTTGCAACGATGATTGGCCTGCCCCACCCCGTATTGGATTCGACAGGATTCCTTCAGGCGGCCGGCATCCAGATTCAGACACAGAAGGAGCAAGCATCATCCGCCTGCTAGATCACTTTCTCCAAAAGGATTACCACAACCGCATAACCCTCGATGAAGTCAAG AGAAATTCGTGGGTGCTGACGGGCCTCGAAGATCCGGAACAGTGGCTCAAGATCACCTCCCCAAGAGCGAACACAAAGATCAATGTGTCGCAAAACGACACCTCGAACGCCATGTCAGCTGTGCGATTTCAGTGGCGGTGGGGCGGGAAGCTCGTGCGGCATGTTTCTTCGCTGTTCCGTCGCCCAGGTGGATCGTCGCGCATGTTGGTACCCCAACCAGTGCAGGAACCAGTGATCACTCCAACAAGAGTTGTTTCTGACCCTATGCATCGGCAGAGCTTGCTTATTACTCAAAGGCCACCTGGCCCAGGGACTGCAGTCTCCAGCCCGCCGGCGCACCAGTTGACCCATGCAGCTGTACAGAAGCGGGACAAGGGCAAGCAAAAGGCGGAGCCATCAGCCGGCAGAACGTTGACGCGTGCATTGTCGAGGGGCGGGTCGAAGAGCCTGCGCTCGAGTTCGACGGAGCGTGAAATAACGTTGCGCGGAAGCTCAACGTCAGCGAGTCCGCTGCTGGGCTCCACGAACAAGGCGCGCCGTGGGTCAGACAGTCGGGTTCTCACACGCGGCGCGAGCGGATCCTCCGCTCCTGGACAACACTCGAGGCAGTCGACAGCAGGGACGAGCGCAGGAGAGAAGCGCAGCCGGTTCTGGTGGTGGAACAGCGCGTCCATATCGGCGTGGCGACCAAATAAGTTTGCACCGCAGACGCCCACTGCTGTCGTGCCCGACTACGCGCCACAGACTGTGCATGCTCCGGGAGAGATTATCGTGCAGCAGCAAACGCCAAACACACGAAGGAGCGAGGAAGCGTTGAGCAAGTACCGCCCAACCGGTACAGAGGCCATTGTCGACAATGGTGCGCTGCTTACCGCCGCGCGTCGCGCGTCGAGTTGGGGCCACCCGGGGCAGAGCGATACCCCGAACATGGAGATCATCAACGTGCCGTCGATTGGGTATAACCTCAATGAGCATGATATGAttgtgggtgcgggtggtgtGACGAACGCTGAGGCGGGGCCACTTGTGGTTCCGCTGGCTCAGATCGCAGGACCGTCGACACTTGTCATAGCGCAGCCATCGCAACCGCAGACGTTCGACGACCGCTATGGCCGACCTGtgtacgacgacgacgactcgTCAATTGAGAGCTTGCCGGACGACAGTGGTAGTACTTGGCAGCGCGGCGGCGAGATGGATGATCTGATTGACCTCCACGATCCTGATCACGGCGACGAAGATGGAGACATACTCGAGGACACAagcgatgatgaagaggaagataatGTAGTCACCTTTTCTCCTCGAAGACCAACATACAACAACAATAATTGA
- a CDS encoding Zinc-binding alcohol dehydrogenase domain-containing protein cipB, producing MSPSTQRALMQAEKSGPLSIQTTEIYKPLASEILIRIQASALNPVDAASQRSGVFIDTYPAVLGLDIAGDVEDIGEGVTDFKKGERVQVFTQGTFEIRSRAFQQFAAVKASTVARIPDSWSYDQASALPVVVTCAYVGLYNQVPDGLGIPPPVTEASQGIFNGTAIVVLGGATSVGQIVIQFAKFSGFSPIFTTASSKHAAYLQNLGATHVFDRNISSSELSSKIDQLYDARQVSLVYDAVSSASTQQTGLDVLSPGGKMAIVLPLSEDVKVPDGKVVSSILGLMTVPQHRELLETLYHDKLSGWLESGVIKPNNIEVLPNGLEGIVEGLSRLEAKQISASKLVAHPQETI from the exons ATGTCCCCTTCCACTCAACGTGCCCTAATGCAAGCCGAAAAATCCGGACCCCTCTCAATTCAAACCACCGAAATATACAAGCCCCTTGCAAGCGAGATACTGATTCGAATCCAAGCGTCCGCGCTCAACCCCGTCGACGCAGCTAGCCAGAGATCAGGCGTGTTCATAGACACGTATCCCGCCGTTCTAGGGCTCGATATTGCTGGAGACGTCGAGGATATAGGCGAGGGAGTGACAGACTTTAAAAAAGGCGAGAGAGTGCAAgt TTTTACTCAAGGTACTTTTGAAATCAGATCGAGAGCTTTCCAGCAATTCGCAGCTGTGAAAGCGTCGACCGTCGCAAGG ATCCCTGATTCTTGGAGTTACGATCAGGCATCTGCGCTTCCTGTGGTCGTTACATGCGCGTATGTTGGATTGTACAACCAAGTCCCGGACGGTTTAGGCATTCCGCCTCCTGTAACCGAAGCCAGCCAGGGAATATTCAACGGAACTGCCATAGTCGTTCTCGGAGGGGCCACGTCTGTGGGACAAATAG TCATTCAATTCGCCAAATTTTCAGGGTTTTCTCCGATCTTCACAACGGCCTCCTCGAAGCACGCAGCCTACCTTCAAAATCTTGGAGCAACCCACGTCTTCGACAGAAACATATCATCAAGCGAACTCTCCAGCAAAATAGACCAACTCTACGATGCCCGTCAAGTCAGTCTGGTGTATGACGCCGTCAGTTCCGCAAGCACTCAGCAAACAGGACTTGACGTTTTAAGTCCTGGGGGAAAGATGGCCATTGTGCTTCCGCTGTCCGAGGATGTCAAAGTGCCGGATGGGAAGGTGGTTTCGAGTATCCTTGGTCTGATGACGGTGCCGCAACATCGAGAGCTCCTTGAAACTCTGTACCACGATAAATTGTCTGGGTGGCTCGAGAGCGGTGTTATCAAA CCTAATAACATCGAAGTCCTCCCGAATGGACTTGAAGGGATTGTAGAGGGTCTTTCGAGGTTGGAAGCGAAACAGATTTCGGCGTCGAAGTTGGTTGCGCATCCGCAAGAAACGATCTAA
- a CDS encoding Protein rds1: MKFSKILGGLLSLASAALAVPTPSGGIGTNGSIPYYHPLSDFDFQSINLALNQEWIELDLFHYGLARFSVEEFEAAGLNAEDRYLIQFMAEQEKGHAELLTNILGANAAKQCTYQYPFNTVREYVDFCQKLTRFGESGVYGFLEHLNSRDAAQLLLQSITTEARQQMIFRQFEGLFPMPVWFETGISQSMAWTLLAPYIVSCPAENPRIEWTNFPALNISNNPDATPLYNTSIIGNDTTPAITHNRSDPLSYPGREVFLTWDAPGQNVSYNNSYVTNTTAGSPAFVAWISQLNVTYSELVNINGSSGQTYQPGGNVFGNDTAPIINGTMFIAVTDANVTITPSNMSMLNDHIVAGPALYQSG; this comes from the exons ATGAAATTCTCAAAAATACTCGGAGgccttctctctcttgcaAGTGCTGCTCTTGCAGTTCCTACGCCCTCCGGTGGGATTGGTACCAATGGAAGCATACCTTATTATCACCCGCTGAGTGATTTCGACTTCCAATCTATT AACTTGGCTCTTAACCAGGAGTGGATTGAGCTCGACCTGTTTCACTATGGTCTTGCACGATTCTCAGTGGAAGAGTTTGAAGCTGCCGGGTTGAACGCTGAAGACCGGTACCTCATCCAATTCATGGCTGAGCAAGAAAAGGGGCATGCAGAACTTCTCACCAACATTCTTGGGGCCAATGCAGCGAAGCAGTGTACTTATCAGTATCCGTTCAATACCGTACGCGAGTACGTCGACTTCTGTCAGAAACTCACGCGCTTCGGTGAATCTGGTGTGTATGGTTTCCTGGAGCATTTGAACTCGCGCGATGCGGCGCAGTTGTTGCTGCAATCTATCACAACGGAGGCGAGGCAGCAAATGATTTTCAGACAGTTTGAGGGGTTGTTCCCCATGCCTGTGTGGTTTGAGACAGGGATTTCGCAGTCAATGGCGTGGACACTGCTCGCACCCTACATTGTCAGCTGCCCTGCTGAAAACCCGCGCATCGAGTGGACAAACTTCCCTGCCCTGAACATCAGC AATAACCCTGATGCTACTCCTCTGTATAACACGTCTATTATTGGCAATGACACCACCCCTGCTATCACCCATAATCGCAGCGATCCCCTCTCCTATCCTGGGCGAGAAGTTTTCTTGACTTGGGATGCTCCCGGTCAAAATGTCAGCTACAACAACAGTTACGTGACGAACACAACAGCAGGTTCTCCAGCG TTTGTCGCCTGGATTTCCCAGCTCAACGTCACTTACTCGGAGCTCGTCAATATCAACGGAAGTAGCGGACAGACCTACCAGCCCGGAGGCAACGTGTTTGGCAACGATACGGCGCCTATCATCAACGGCACTAT GTTTATCGCCGTCACCGACGCTAATGTTACCATCACCCCctccaacatgtcgatgctGAATGACCATATTGTCGCGGGCCCTGCTTTGTACCAATCTGGCTag
- a CDS encoding Aminotransferase tdiD yields MAATSDTNGTSIHHDAIKRLPDAFYDDFLSDLAKERKPSAIRSLFPLEKTPGLISLLAGKPNASTFPFTSLTFNARSPINPEEETTLTVSGDDLAQGLQYGDTAGLKALLDWLHGLQERNHGRKSGEGWRISIGSGSQDLIYKAVAAMVNPGDSVLVESPVYAGVIPMFHSLHCNQIEVNTDSQGIQSASLRTILEQWPEGTPKPKVLYTVPYGCNPTGMTATLERRKEVLKLAREHNFIILEDDPYFYLYYGKAPRYPSYFALELEEPEVGRVLRFDSLSKILSAGIRIGFASGPEALLKAIDQHTATSNLQTSSLTQAIVFKLLDSWGYEGFRIHTERVSAFYAAKRDVFERAMNKYLTGLAEWSTPEAGMFFWFKLRLNDTPDADAHADSGDSAAVIRTKAVEKGVLALPGTVFLPNGRATPYVRASFSLIGEEDVDKAIQRLRDAILDARVASGSTA; encoded by the exons ATGGCTGCA ACATCTGATACCAATGGTACCTCGATCCACCATGACGCG ATCAAACGCCTCCCCGATGCATTCTACGATGACTTCCTTTCCGACCTTGCCAAAGAAAGGAAGCCGAGCGCAA TCCGTAGTTTGTTCCCACTGGAGAAAACCCCCGGTTTGATCTCCCTTTTGGCGGGCAAGCCGAATGCTTCGACATTTCCGTTCACCTCCCTGACTTTCAATGCGCGTTCGCCCATCAACcctgaagaagaaacgaCGCTCACCGTCTCGGGAGATGATCTCGCACAAGGGTTGCAATACGGCGACACTGCCGGCTTGAAAGCCCTTCTCGATTGGCTTCATGGTCTCCAGGAACGCAACCACGGACGCAAATCTGGAGAAGGCTGGAGAATATCAATCGGTTCGGGGTCTCAGGATTTGATTTACAAA GCTGTCGCTGCGATGGTCAACCCTGGTGATTCTGTTCTGGTCGAATCTCCTGTCTATGC CGGTGTTATTCCGATGTTCCACAGTTTGCACTGTAATCAGATCG AAGTAAACACAGACTCCCAAGGGATACAGTCAGCTTCCCTGAGAACAATTCTAGAACAATGGCCTGAGGGAACACCCAAGCCTAAAGTTCTATATACGGTGCCG TATGGGTGTAACCCAACAGGGATGACAGCAACTCTGGAGAGACGCAAAGAAGTTCTCAAGTTAGCCCGAGAGCACAATTTTATTATCCTGGAAG ACGATCCCTACTTTTACCTCTACTACGGCAAGGCGCCGAGATACCCATCGTACTTTGCGTTGGAGCTTGAAGAGCCAGAGGTCGGCCGTGTACTCCGGTTCGACAGCCTGTCGAAGATTCTGTCTGCCGGCATACGCATCGGCTTCGCGTCAGGTCCGGAAGCCCTCCTCAAGGCAATAGACCAACAT ACGGCGACGTCCAACTTGCAGACTTCTTCTCTCACACAAGCGATCGTGTTTAAATTGCTTGATTCATGGGGATACGAAGGCTTCCGTATCCATACTGAGCGTGTTTCCGCGTTCTACGCTGCGAAGAGGGATGTGTTTGAGCGCGCAATGAACAAATACCTTACTGGCCTCGCGGAATGGAGTACCCCTGAAGCAGGCATGTTCTTCTG GTTCAAACTGCGTCTGAACGACACTCCCGACGCAGACGCGCATGCGGACTCGGGCGATTCCGCAGCCGTGATCAGAACCAAAGCCGTCGAAAAGGGCGTGCTCGCGCTGCCAGGCACCGTCTTCCTTCCCAACGGGCGCGCGACACCGTACGTCCGCGCGTCGTTCAGCTTAATCGGGGAGGAGGACGTGGATAAGGCCATACAACGATTGCGGGACGCGATTCTCGACGCGCGCGTTGCTTCTGGTTCGACTGCGTGA